The following proteins are co-located in the Echinicola sp. 20G genome:
- a CDS encoding MauE/DoxX family redox-associated membrane protein has product MNHQKSRWTEVLTYILAFVYTYTAISKWYDWEATKWSIYNQVFPEWSSVIVLYTLPAIELVLALLLLNGRTRLLALWISLFLLSIFTAYIGMIMLGVFQRVPCSCGGVISALGWNEHLVFNFFLLAANIWAIFKGKQNKEQNISSIP; this is encoded by the coding sequence ATGAACCATCAGAAAAGTAGGTGGACAGAAGTATTGACCTATATCTTGGCTTTTGTGTATACCTATACAGCTATCAGTAAATGGTATGATTGGGAAGCTACCAAATGGTCAATATACAACCAGGTATTTCCTGAATGGTCAAGCGTCATTGTTCTTTATACCCTTCCCGCCATAGAACTGGTATTGGCTTTACTGTTACTGAATGGGAGGACAAGGCTTCTGGCCCTTTGGATAAGTCTTTTTCTCTTGTCCATCTTTACAGCCTATATCGGCATGATCATGCTTGGTGTATTTCAGCGGGTACCATGCAGCTGTGGTGGGGTGATCAGCGCATTAGGGTGGAATGAGCATTTAGTATTTAACTTCTTTTTATTGGCTGCCAATATATGGGCCATATTCAAGGGGAAGCAAAATAAAGAACAGAATATAAGTTCCATTCCTTAA